A region from the Inhella inkyongensis genome encodes:
- a CDS encoding DoxX family protein has translation MLNKIKTYLPITLLALPLLLGGGAKLAGVPELHASFGILGLPAWFGYFIGSAEVAGALGLFIPRLRRLAAAGLVPIMAGALYFHVRHTPLEQGVPALVLLSLALWVAMRRPQTEPQYG, from the coding sequence ATGCTGAACAAGATCAAGACCTATCTGCCCATCACCCTGTTGGCCCTGCCCCTGCTGCTGGGCGGCGGCGCCAAGTTGGCCGGGGTGCCCGAATTGCACGCGAGCTTCGGCATCCTGGGCCTGCCAGCCTGGTTCGGTTATTTCATCGGCTCGGCCGAAGTGGCCGGGGCCCTGGGCCTCTTCATTCCGCGCCTGCGCCGGCTGGCTGCGGCGGGGCTGGTGCCCATCATGGCCGGAGCCTTGTACTTTCATGTGCGCCACACGCCGCTGGAGCAGGGCGTGCCCGCCTTGGTCCTCTTGAGCTTGGCCCTGTGGGTCGCAATGCGCCGCCCACAAACGGAGCCGCAATATGGCTGA
- a CDS encoding LysR family transcriptional regulator, with amino-acid sequence MTRDADDLLLFAKVMEAGSLVGAAERLQLPKSTVSRRLTALEARLGEKLLQRTTRRLALTEFGQGVLEHARALSAEVDSALALALHRQQQPSGRLRVSMPADFAHLMAGPAIEAFLRDHPQVQLELDLSPRRVDLIAEGFDLAIRMGSLPDDSQLAARRLALVQGGLYASPDYLARQGEPQHPDALLHLHGLMILGRQGEALPWVLSRGDGANLEVWQGSPQQRTLANAPDLLGRLACAGLGLTLVANHFAAAYVARGQLRRVLPEWCLPAIECWAVFPGRRLLPLRTRLFIEGLERVMSEAWSPHPS; translated from the coding sequence ATGACGCGCGACGCCGACGACCTGTTGCTGTTTGCCAAAGTGATGGAGGCCGGCAGCCTGGTCGGTGCTGCCGAGCGCCTGCAACTGCCCAAATCCACGGTCTCGCGCCGCCTCACCGCGCTGGAAGCGCGCCTGGGCGAAAAGCTGCTGCAGCGCACCACGCGCCGCCTGGCGTTGACGGAGTTCGGCCAGGGCGTGCTGGAACACGCCCGCGCGCTCAGCGCAGAAGTGGACAGCGCCCTGGCCCTGGCCCTGCACCGCCAGCAACAGCCCAGCGGGCGGCTGCGCGTGTCCATGCCGGCAGACTTCGCGCACTTGATGGCCGGCCCGGCCATCGAAGCCTTTTTGCGCGACCACCCGCAGGTGCAGCTGGAACTGGATCTCTCGCCCCGCCGTGTGGATCTGATCGCCGAGGGCTTTGACCTGGCCATTCGCATGGGCAGCCTGCCCGACGACAGCCAGCTCGCCGCACGCCGTCTGGCCCTGGTGCAAGGGGGGCTCTACGCCAGCCCCGACTACCTGGCGCGGCAGGGGGAGCCGCAGCATCCGGACGCCCTTTTGCATCTGCACGGACTGATGATCCTCGGCCGCCAGGGTGAGGCCCTGCCCTGGGTGCTGAGCCGTGGCGACGGCGCAAACCTTGAGGTCTGGCAGGGCAGCCCGCAGCAACGCACCTTGGCCAATGCCCCGGACCTGCTCGGGCGCCTGGCCTGCGCCGGCCTCGGTCTGACCCTGGTGGCCAACCACTTTGCGGCGGCCTATGTGGCGCGCGGTCAGTTGCGGCGGGTGCTGCCCGAGTGGTGCCTGCCCGCCATTGAATGCTGGGCGGTATTCCCCGGGCGACGCCTACTGCCACTGCGCACAAGGCTGTTTATCGAGGGCCTGGAGCGCGTGATGAGCGAGGCCTGGAGTCCTCACCCCAGCTGA
- a CDS encoding FMN-dependent NADH-azoreductase — protein MILQINSSARAAADSFSTRLADELVAGLRQAQPEASLQVLELGRQAPAALDEAALQALFTPAEQRSPAQAERVAQDMAYIEQLRAADTLVLAVPMINFGVPAALKNWIDAVAKAGVTFRYSAKGPEGLLKGKRVYAVLARGGIHRDQPQDSMVPYLRTVLGFLGMTDLHFVYAEGLNMGPEAQAAGLAAARAEIEALTQTIAA, from the coding sequence ATGATTCTTCAGATCAATTCCAGCGCCCGCGCCGCCGCCGACTCCTTCTCCACCCGCCTGGCCGACGAATTGGTGGCCGGGTTGCGCCAGGCCCAGCCTGAGGCCAGCTTGCAGGTGCTGGAACTGGGCCGCCAGGCGCCCGCCGCCCTGGACGAGGCTGCCTTGCAAGCCTTGTTCACGCCGGCCGAGCAGCGCAGCCCGGCACAGGCCGAGCGTGTGGCCCAGGACATGGCCTATATCGAGCAACTGCGTGCCGCCGACACCCTGGTGCTGGCCGTGCCGATGATCAATTTCGGCGTGCCGGCCGCATTGAAGAACTGGATCGATGCGGTGGCCAAGGCCGGCGTCACTTTTCGCTACAGCGCCAAGGGCCCCGAGGGCTTGCTGAAGGGCAAGCGCGTCTATGCGGTGTTGGCGCGTGGTGGCATCCACCGCGACCAGCCGCAGGACAGCATGGTTCCCTATCTGCGTACCGTGCTGGGCTTTTTGGGCATGACGGACTTGCACTTCGTCTATGCCGAGGGCCTGAACATGGGCCCCGAGGCCCAAGCCGCCGGCCTGGCTGCGGCGCGCGCCGAAATTGAAGCACTCACCCAAACCATCGCGGCCTGA